From Actinoplanes oblitus, a single genomic window includes:
- a CDS encoding ROK family transcriptional regulator: MRAGPSQEEVRRHNLGTLLRYVHVHGATSRAELTTRLGLNRSTIGALTAELITAGLVSEAVPKETGRAGRPSLVVRPESDRVFAYALSIEVDRLRAARVGLGGQILEQYQTDRPPGMSADEAVEPLARFVRAMHDQLPDDSRCVGSGLAVAGMVRRDDGMVRLAPTIGWVEEPVGAALRAELGDPATLSIGNHADVCALAEHARGAAVGCDNVIYLYGDVGVGAGIVAGGRRVTGHGGYGGEVGHMVVNPYGRPCDCGSRGCWETEIGEHALLRLAGRADKTGRDAVLEVVDAAVRGDSQAQHALRHVGDWIGFGVGNLVNIFNPEVVIFGGTLRDVYLVAAAQIRSRLNSVGLPACREHVRLRTPELGADAALIGAAELAFEHLLDDPLVG; encoded by the coding sequence ATGCGAGCGGGGCCCAGCCAGGAAGAGGTTCGCCGGCACAATCTCGGGACACTGCTGCGGTACGTCCACGTACACGGCGCCACGTCCCGGGCGGAACTCACCACCCGGCTCGGCCTCAACCGCAGCACCATCGGGGCACTCACCGCCGAGCTGATCACCGCAGGGCTGGTCAGCGAGGCGGTCCCCAAGGAGACCGGCCGGGCCGGACGACCGTCACTGGTCGTCCGGCCCGAGTCGGACCGGGTCTTCGCCTACGCCCTCAGCATCGAGGTGGACCGGCTGCGCGCCGCCCGGGTCGGGCTCGGCGGGCAGATCCTGGAGCAGTACCAGACCGACCGGCCGCCCGGCATGAGCGCCGACGAGGCCGTCGAACCGCTGGCCCGGTTCGTCCGGGCGATGCACGACCAGCTGCCTGACGACTCCCGCTGCGTGGGCAGCGGCCTCGCGGTGGCCGGCATGGTGCGCCGCGACGACGGCATGGTCCGGCTCGCCCCGACCATCGGCTGGGTCGAGGAGCCGGTGGGCGCGGCCCTGCGCGCCGAGCTGGGCGATCCGGCCACGCTGAGCATCGGCAACCACGCCGACGTCTGCGCGCTCGCCGAGCACGCCCGCGGCGCGGCGGTGGGCTGCGACAACGTCATCTACCTGTACGGCGACGTCGGCGTCGGCGCCGGCATCGTGGCCGGCGGCCGCCGGGTCACCGGGCACGGCGGCTACGGCGGCGAGGTGGGCCACATGGTGGTCAACCCGTACGGCCGGCCGTGCGACTGCGGCTCCCGCGGCTGTTGGGAGACCGAGATCGGCGAGCACGCGCTGCTCCGCCTCGCCGGACGGGCCGACAAGACCGGGCGGGACGCGGTGCTCGAGGTGGTGGACGCCGCGGTCCGCGGGGACAGCCAGGCCCAGCACGCGCTGCGGCACGTCGGCGACTGGATCGGCTTCGGCGTCGGCAACCTGGTCAACATCTTCAACCCGGAGGTGGTGATCTTCGGCGGTACGCTGCGCGACGTCTATCTGGTGGCCGCCGCCCAGATCCGCAGCCGGCTCAACTCGGTGGGCCTGCCGGCCTGCCGCGAGCACGTCCGGTTGCGCACCCCGGAGCTGGGCGCTGACGCCGCGCTGATCGGCGCCGCGGAGCTCGCCTTCGAGCACCTGCTCGACGATCCCCTGGTCGGCTGA
- a CDS encoding sugar ABC transporter substrate-binding protein: MRKGLFALAAVGLLATGSMAACGDKSDDTAKSGSGDTAKAGKVGVILPDTKSSARWETADTKYLTEAFKAAGVEAEIKNAQGDKTSFQTIADGMIQSGVKVLMIVNLDSGTGKNVLENAKKAGIATIDYDRLTLSGGADYYVSFDNNEVGKLQGQGLVDCLTAAKAVKPVVSYLNGSPTDNNATLFKEGYDSVLKPKFDSGDFVKGPDDAVPDWDNAKGGTIFEQQLTKNPKIAGVLAANDGLGNAAIEVLKKNKLNGKVPVTGQDATVQGLQNILAGDQCMTVYKAIKKEADAAAELAVALAKSQTPTTATGSVTDPESKKEVKSVLLKPEAITKENVKTVVDDGFVTKAELCTAAFADKCKAAGIS, from the coding sequence ATGCGTAAGGGACTGTTCGCCCTTGCCGCCGTCGGCCTCCTGGCCACCGGCAGCATGGCCGCCTGTGGCGACAAGAGCGACGACACCGCCAAGTCCGGCTCCGGCGACACCGCCAAGGCCGGCAAGGTCGGCGTGATCCTGCCCGACACCAAGAGCTCGGCTCGCTGGGAGACGGCGGACACCAAGTACCTCACCGAGGCGTTCAAGGCCGCGGGCGTCGAGGCCGAGATCAAGAACGCGCAGGGCGACAAGACTTCGTTCCAGACCATCGCCGACGGCATGATCCAGAGCGGCGTCAAGGTCCTGATGATCGTCAACCTGGACTCCGGTACCGGCAAGAACGTCCTGGAGAACGCCAAGAAGGCCGGCATCGCGACGATCGACTACGACCGTCTGACGCTGAGCGGTGGCGCCGACTACTACGTCTCGTTCGACAACAACGAGGTCGGCAAGCTGCAGGGTCAGGGCCTGGTGGACTGCCTGACCGCGGCCAAGGCCGTGAAGCCGGTCGTGTCGTACCTGAACGGCTCGCCGACCGACAACAACGCCACCCTGTTCAAGGAGGGCTACGACTCGGTCCTCAAGCCGAAGTTCGACTCGGGCGACTTCGTCAAGGGCCCGGACGACGCGGTTCCGGACTGGGACAACGCCAAGGGCGGCACCATCTTCGAGCAGCAGCTCACCAAGAACCCGAAGATCGCCGGCGTGCTCGCCGCGAACGACGGTCTCGGTAACGCGGCCATCGAGGTGCTGAAGAAGAACAAGCTGAACGGCAAGGTCCCGGTGACCGGCCAGGACGCCACCGTGCAGGGTCTGCAGAACATCCTCGCCGGCGACCAGTGCATGACCGTCTACAAGGCGATCAAGAAGGAGGCCGACGCGGCCGCCGAGCTGGCTGTCGCGCTGGCCAAGAGCCAGACCCCGACCACGGCCACCGGTTCGGTGACCGACCCGGAGTCGAAGAAGGAGGTCAAGTCCGTGCTGCTGAAGCCGGAGGCGATCACCAAGGAGAACGTCAAGACGGTTGTCGACGACGGCTTCGTGACCAAGGCCGAGCTCTGCACCGCCGCCTTCGCGGACAAGTGCAAGGCCGCGGGCATCAGCTGA
- the groL gene encoding chaperonin GroEL (60 kDa chaperone family; promotes refolding of misfolded polypeptides especially under stressful conditions; forms two stacked rings of heptamers to form a barrel-shaped 14mer; ends can be capped by GroES; misfolded proteins enter the barrel where they are refolded when GroES binds), producing MAKILSFSDDARHLLEHGVNTLADTVKVTLGPRGRNVVLDKKFGAPTITNDGVTIAKEIELTDPYENLGAQLVKEVATKTNDVAGDGTTTATVLAQALVREGLRNVTAGANPIGLKRGMDQAAEAVSKALLGKAVEVADHKAIANVATISAQDATIGELIAEAMDRVGRDGVITVEEGSALHTELDVTEGLQFDKGFISPNFVTDAESQEAVLEDAHILLTTQKISSIEELLPLLEKVLQTGKPLLIVAEDVEGQALSTLVVNSLRKTLKVAAVKAPGFGDRRKAILQDLAIATGGELIAPELGYKLDQVGLEQLGSARRIVVDKENTTIVDGGGNAAEVADRVSQIRKEIEASDSDWDREKLSERLAKLSGGIAVIKVGAATEVEMKERKHRIEDAIAATKAAVEEGTVPGGGAALAQVAKELDGGLGLSGEEAIGVSIVRKALVEPLRWIAQNAGHDGYVVVGKVNELGWGHGLNAATDEYVDLAAAGIIDPVKVTRNAVSNAVSIAGLLLTTESLVVEKPAEPAPAAAGGHGHSHGGHGHGHQHGPGF from the coding sequence ATGGCGAAGATCCTCAGTTTCTCTGACGACGCCCGGCACCTGCTGGAGCACGGCGTCAACACGCTCGCCGACACGGTCAAGGTCACTCTCGGCCCGCGCGGCCGCAACGTCGTCCTGGACAAGAAGTTCGGCGCCCCGACGATCACCAACGACGGCGTCACCATCGCCAAGGAGATCGAGCTCACCGACCCGTACGAGAACCTTGGCGCGCAGCTGGTCAAGGAGGTGGCGACGAAGACCAACGACGTCGCCGGCGACGGGACCACCACGGCCACCGTGCTGGCGCAGGCGCTGGTCCGCGAGGGTCTGCGCAACGTCACCGCGGGTGCCAACCCGATCGGCCTCAAGCGCGGCATGGACCAGGCCGCCGAGGCCGTCTCCAAGGCGCTGCTGGGCAAGGCCGTCGAGGTCGCCGACCACAAGGCGATCGCGAACGTGGCCACCATCTCGGCGCAGGACGCCACCATCGGCGAGCTGATCGCCGAGGCGATGGACCGGGTCGGCCGCGACGGTGTGATCACCGTCGAGGAGGGCTCCGCCCTGCACACCGAGCTCGACGTCACCGAGGGTCTGCAGTTCGACAAGGGCTTCATCTCGCCGAACTTCGTGACCGACGCCGAGTCGCAGGAGGCGGTGCTGGAGGACGCGCACATCCTCCTCACCACGCAGAAGATCTCCAGCATCGAGGAGCTGCTCCCGCTGCTGGAGAAGGTGCTGCAGACCGGCAAGCCGCTGCTGATCGTGGCGGAGGACGTGGAGGGCCAGGCGCTCTCCACCCTGGTGGTCAACTCGCTGCGCAAGACCCTCAAGGTCGCCGCGGTGAAGGCCCCCGGTTTCGGTGACCGCCGCAAGGCGATCCTGCAGGACCTGGCGATCGCCACCGGCGGCGAGCTGATCGCCCCCGAGCTCGGTTACAAGCTCGACCAGGTCGGCCTGGAGCAGCTGGGCAGCGCCCGGCGCATCGTGGTCGACAAGGAGAACACCACCATCGTCGACGGTGGCGGCAACGCCGCCGAGGTCGCCGACCGGGTCTCGCAGATCCGCAAGGAGATCGAGGCGTCGGACTCCGACTGGGACCGGGAGAAGCTCTCGGAGCGGCTGGCCAAGCTCTCCGGCGGCATCGCGGTGATCAAGGTCGGCGCCGCGACCGAGGTCGAGATGAAGGAGCGCAAGCACCGCATCGAGGACGCCATCGCGGCGACCAAGGCGGCCGTCGAGGAGGGCACCGTCCCCGGCGGTGGCGCCGCCCTCGCGCAGGTCGCCAAGGAGCTCGACGGCGGTCTGGGCCTGTCCGGCGAGGAGGCGATCGGCGTGTCGATCGTCCGCAAGGCGCTGGTCGAGCCGCTGCGCTGGATCGCTCAGAACGCCGGCCACGACGGCTACGTCGTGGTGGGCAAGGTGAACGAGCTCGGCTGGGGCCACGGCCTCAACGCGGCCACCGACGAGTACGTCGACCTGGCCGCGGCCGGCATCATCGACCCGGTGAAGGTGACCCGCAACGCGGTCTCCAACGCCGTCTCGATCGCCGGGCTGCTGCTGACCACCGAGAGCCTCGTGGTGGAGAAGCCGGCCGAGCCGGCCCCCGCCGCGGCCGGTGGCCACGGGCACAGCCACGGCGGCCACGGGCACGGCCACCAGCACGGTCCGGGCTTCTGA
- the ybaK gene encoding Cys-tRNA(Pro) deacylase, translating to MPKKAAGTPATALLTAERVAHTLHPYEVSPDAPNYGALVAAALGVPPERVFKTLVAEVDGRLVVGVVPVTGDLDLKALAQAAGGKRATLADRAVAERSSGYVRGGISPLGQRKRLPTVIDDSVTGLDLMYVSAGRRGLQVALAPTELIRLTGATVAMIRT from the coding sequence ATGCCGAAGAAAGCGGCCGGCACCCCGGCCACCGCGCTGCTGACCGCGGAGCGAGTGGCGCACACCCTGCACCCGTACGAGGTGTCCCCGGACGCCCCGAACTACGGCGCCCTGGTCGCGGCGGCCCTCGGCGTGCCACCGGAACGGGTGTTCAAGACGCTGGTGGCCGAGGTGGACGGCCGGCTCGTGGTCGGCGTCGTGCCGGTCACCGGCGATCTGGACCTGAAGGCCCTCGCGCAGGCGGCTGGCGGCAAGCGGGCGACGCTGGCCGACCGCGCCGTCGCCGAGCGCAGCAGTGGGTACGTCCGCGGCGGGATCAGTCCGCTGGGTCAGCGCAAGCGGCTGCCCACAGTGATCGACGACTCGGTGACCGGACTGGACCTGATGTACGTCTCGGCCGGTCGGCGCGGCCTGCAGGTCGCCCTCGCGCCGACCGAGTTGATCAGGTTGACCGGCGCCACCGTTGCCATGATCCGGACGTGA
- a CDS encoding class I SAM-dependent methyltransferase, translating into MPGVTPELLALLQTPEGTEALAVAAEVGDGEPLAAASALRARGFGAELSAAALTQASLRRRAAMKFGPDATGMFFTRPGLEQATRAVVAERRAARLAACGVTTLADLGCGLGSDALAAARHGIAVYAVDADPGTAALAAANAEAAGLADRITVVCADATTVEVERYDAVFADPARRQAGRGRVFDPKAYSPPWDFVAGLAGRVPRTVLKLAPGIDHGLLPPGAEGEWVSVGGDLVEAAFWCGPLASAPRRATLVGLGELTGSGLEQAPVGPVGAWFYDPDPAVVRSHLVAEFAELIGGRLADPAIAYVYTDEPVDTPFARRLAVTDVLPFSLKRLRALLRERGVGTLEIRKRGSALVPDQLRKDLKLSGPHAAGLVLTRVDGAPTALLTAHS; encoded by the coding sequence ATGCCTGGTGTGACCCCTGAACTTCTCGCTCTCCTGCAAACCCCGGAAGGGACCGAGGCCCTGGCCGTGGCGGCCGAGGTCGGCGACGGTGAGCCGCTCGCCGCGGCCTCGGCCTTACGGGCCCGGGGCTTCGGCGCGGAGCTGTCCGCCGCCGCACTCACCCAGGCTAGTTTGCGCCGCCGGGCGGCGATGAAGTTCGGCCCGGACGCCACCGGAATGTTCTTCACCCGTCCGGGCCTGGAGCAGGCGACTCGCGCGGTGGTCGCGGAGCGCCGGGCGGCCCGGCTCGCCGCCTGCGGCGTGACGACCCTCGCGGATCTCGGCTGCGGGCTGGGGTCCGACGCATTGGCCGCGGCCCGGCACGGGATCGCGGTGTACGCGGTGGACGCCGACCCGGGCACCGCCGCGCTGGCCGCCGCGAACGCCGAAGCCGCCGGGCTGGCCGACCGCATCACGGTGGTCTGCGCCGACGCCACCACGGTGGAGGTGGAGCGGTACGACGCGGTGTTCGCCGATCCGGCCCGGCGGCAGGCCGGGCGGGGCCGGGTGTTCGACCCGAAGGCGTACTCGCCGCCCTGGGACTTCGTGGCCGGGCTGGCCGGGCGGGTGCCGCGGACGGTGCTCAAGCTCGCTCCCGGCATCGACCACGGGCTGCTGCCGCCGGGTGCGGAGGGCGAGTGGGTGAGCGTCGGCGGCGACCTGGTCGAGGCGGCGTTCTGGTGCGGGCCGCTGGCGTCCGCGCCGCGCCGGGCCACCCTGGTCGGCCTCGGTGAGCTGACCGGTTCGGGCCTGGAGCAGGCCCCGGTCGGCCCGGTCGGCGCGTGGTTCTACGACCCGGATCCGGCGGTGGTCCGGTCGCATCTGGTCGCCGAGTTCGCCGAGCTGATCGGCGGGCGGCTGGCCGACCCGGCGATCGCCTACGTCTACACCGACGAGCCGGTGGACACGCCGTTCGCCAGGCGGCTGGCGGTCACCGACGTGCTGCCGTTCTCCCTGAAGCGGCTGCGGGCCCTGCTCCGCGAGCGGGGCGTCGGCACCCTGGAGATCCGCAAGCGCGGGTCGGCCCTCGTCCCCGACCAGCTGCGCAAGGACCTCAAGCTGTCCGGGCCGCACGCGGCGGGGCTGGTGCTGACCCGGGTGGACGGCGCACCCACCGCGCTGTTGACGGCGCATTCCTGA
- a CDS encoding peptidase M16 family protein, with the protein MSPRHPDAPLEVDGVPALLAPVSGPTHAGLVFRVGVVDEPLARRGITHLLEHLVAPVPVTAGTHRDSATGVEHTYFHVQGTDDEIVAFLAGVCDRLRDLPTGRIAAERDALRAEAATRRADWMPMWRHGARDFGMPSYPELGLDGLAPEHLNEWAARYFTRENAALWVGGEAIPAGLELDLPSGERRPSPVPSSTLPATPAYFVAGADDLGWDTVVPRGPRAAVFANLLERRMNRELPAGPDDADRVRTRYEPRADGSARIVAAAGIRPEHADAALDALVALLAEMGDGQIDAADVAEVTELTADGLRAARQRGARLPGQAFNLLTGHPVQSLGEAVAAVREVTRDDVAEVAALAYRAGLLMTPAGTETELPGYTAAPAASTEAVRGRVHRGRGNRELRLISGADGVSADDGETIATVRYDACAALLAWPDGGRQLIGEDAVVVRAEPGLYRRAHRVTAEIDARVPADRRIELAPREPAAIPRPARRFAWFAGG; encoded by the coding sequence ATGTCCCCCCGCCATCCTGATGCACCGCTCGAGGTGGACGGCGTACCCGCGCTGCTCGCTCCGGTCTCCGGGCCGACGCACGCGGGCCTGGTCTTCCGGGTCGGCGTGGTGGACGAGCCGCTGGCCCGGCGCGGGATCACCCACCTGCTGGAACACCTCGTGGCGCCGGTGCCGGTGACGGCCGGGACGCACCGCGACAGCGCCACCGGAGTCGAGCACACCTACTTCCACGTGCAGGGCACCGACGACGAGATCGTCGCGTTCCTGGCCGGCGTCTGCGACCGGCTGCGGGACCTGCCCACCGGGCGGATCGCGGCGGAGCGGGACGCGCTGCGGGCCGAGGCGGCCACCCGGCGGGCCGACTGGATGCCGATGTGGCGGCACGGCGCCCGGGACTTCGGCATGCCGAGCTATCCCGAGCTCGGTCTCGACGGCCTCGCGCCGGAGCATTTGAACGAGTGGGCCGCCCGCTATTTCACCAGGGAGAACGCCGCTCTCTGGGTGGGCGGCGAGGCGATCCCGGCGGGACTCGAGCTCGATCTGCCCAGCGGGGAGCGGCGACCGTCCCCGGTGCCGTCCTCGACGCTGCCGGCCACCCCGGCCTACTTCGTGGCCGGCGCCGACGACCTGGGCTGGGACACCGTGGTGCCCCGGGGGCCACGCGCTGCCGTCTTCGCCAACCTGCTGGAACGCCGGATGAACCGCGAGCTGCCGGCCGGGCCGGACGACGCGGACCGGGTCCGGACCCGTTACGAGCCGCGTGCCGACGGCTCGGCCCGCATCGTGGCCGCCGCCGGGATCCGGCCGGAGCACGCCGACGCGGCCCTCGACGCCCTGGTGGCCCTGCTGGCCGAGATGGGCGACGGGCAGATCGACGCGGCGGATGTCGCCGAGGTGACCGAGCTGACCGCCGACGGCCTGCGGGCGGCGCGGCAGCGGGGCGCCCGGCTGCCCGGGCAGGCGTTCAACCTGCTCACCGGCCACCCGGTGCAGAGCCTCGGCGAGGCGGTGGCGGCGGTGCGCGAGGTGACCCGGGACGACGTGGCGGAGGTGGCGGCGCTGGCGTACCGGGCCGGGCTGCTGATGACGCCGGCCGGCACCGAGACGGAGCTGCCCGGCTACACCGCGGCGCCGGCCGCCTCCACCGAGGCGGTGCGGGGCCGGGTCCACCGCGGCCGCGGCAACCGCGAGCTGCGGCTGATCTCCGGGGCCGACGGGGTGAGCGCCGACGACGGTGAGACCATCGCGACCGTCCGGTACGACGCCTGTGCCGCGCTGCTCGCCTGGCCGGACGGCGGGCGCCAGCTGATCGGTGAGGACGCCGTCGTGGTGCGCGCCGAACCGGGGCTGTACCGGCGTGCCCACCGGGTGACCGCGGAGATCGACGCCCGGGTCCCGGCCGACCGCCGGATCGAGCTCGCGCCCCGGGAACCGGCCGCCATCCCACGGCCGGCGCGGCGATTCGCCTGGTTCGCCGGAGGGTAG
- a CDS encoding sugar ABC transporter permease, whose amino-acid sequence MSTSTLETAGGVKVVKPTVASHFRDYWGRVRGGDLGALPAVLGLVVLVLIFGTARTDTFFSAGNFANLFNQAAGIIMIAMGLIFVLLLGEIDLSAGFTSGVCGAVMAILLTKHGVSQPLSLLAALATGMVVGLLLGFLVAKVGIPSFVVTLAAFLAFQGVLLNLLDEGKNISIPDGFIKSLNKDSLPVSWSWILAIGSVAVFALIQFMRFRGRAKRGLVTEPVGIIALRIAGLAALLLITTAILTQERAINPAIASLKGVPIAAPVIGFFLVLWTFVLGRTTYGRHVYAVGGNAEAARRAGIPVDLIRISVFVIGSFMAAVGGVMAVSRAGSVDPNTGGSTTLLFAVGAAVIGGTSLFGGKGKVIHAVIGGAVIAVIDNGMFLMDVSSGSRYMATGVILLIAAGVDALARRRAAATGNR is encoded by the coding sequence GTGAGCACCTCAACCCTCGAGACCGCCGGTGGCGTCAAGGTCGTCAAGCCGACCGTCGCCAGCCACTTCCGGGACTACTGGGGCCGGGTCCGGGGCGGCGACCTCGGCGCGCTGCCCGCCGTACTGGGCCTGGTCGTCCTGGTGCTGATCTTCGGCACCGCGCGGACCGACACGTTCTTCAGCGCCGGCAACTTCGCGAACCTGTTCAACCAGGCCGCCGGCATCATCATGATCGCGATGGGCCTGATCTTCGTCCTGCTGCTCGGCGAGATCGACCTGTCCGCCGGTTTCACCTCCGGTGTCTGCGGCGCGGTGATGGCGATCCTGCTCACCAAGCACGGCGTCAGCCAGCCACTCTCGCTGCTCGCCGCGCTGGCCACCGGTATGGTGGTCGGCCTGCTGCTCGGTTTCCTGGTGGCGAAGGTCGGCATCCCGTCGTTCGTCGTCACGCTGGCCGCCTTCCTGGCCTTCCAGGGCGTCCTGCTGAACCTGCTCGACGAGGGCAAGAACATCTCGATCCCGGACGGCTTCATCAAGTCGCTGAACAAGGACAGCCTCCCGGTCTCCTGGAGCTGGATCCTGGCCATCGGCTCGGTGGCGGTATTCGCGCTGATCCAGTTCATGCGGTTCCGCGGCCGGGCCAAGCGTGGCCTGGTCACCGAGCCGGTCGGCATCATCGCGCTGCGCATCGCCGGTCTCGCCGCGCTGCTGCTGATCACCACCGCGATCCTGACCCAGGAGCGGGCGATCAACCCGGCCATCGCCTCGCTCAAGGGCGTGCCGATCGCGGCACCGGTGATCGGCTTCTTCCTGGTGCTCTGGACGTTCGTCCTGGGCCGCACCACGTACGGCCGGCACGTCTACGCCGTCGGCGGCAACGCCGAGGCCGCCCGCCGGGCCGGTATCCCGGTCGACCTGATCCGGATCTCGGTCTTCGTGATCGGTTCGTTCATGGCCGCGGTCGGCGGCGTCATGGCGGTCAGCCGGGCCGGCTCGGTCGACCCGAACACCGGTGGCAGCACCACCCTGCTCTTCGCGGTCGGCGCGGCGGTGATCGGTGGCACCAGCCTCTTCGGCGGCAAGGGCAAGGTCATCCACGCGGTGATCGGTGGCGCGGTGATCGCGGTCATCGACAACGGCATGTTCCTGATGGACGTCTCGTCCGGCAGCCGGTACATGGCCACCGGTGTGATCCTGCTGATCGCGGCGGGCGTCGACGCCCTGGCCCGGCGCCGGGCCGCCGCCACGGGCAACCGGTAA
- a CDS encoding ATP-binding cassette domain-containing protein — translation MAATPLLELRGIDKSFGPVQVLHDVELSVYPGEVTALVGDNGAGKSTLVKCISGIYPIDAGTVTFDGKQVAIHSPRDASELGIEVVYQDLALCDNLDIVQNMFLGREKKRGIVLDEPTMEQMAGETLASLSVRTVKSLRQLVASLSGGQRQTVAIAKAVLWNSKVVILDEPTAALGVAQTAQVLELVRRLADNGLGVVLISHNMNDVFAVSDRIAALYLGRMAAQVKASDVTHSQVVELITGGRSGNLGLPPEKPTDFVEIMPGAEQ, via the coding sequence GTGGCCGCGACACCCCTCTTGGAACTGCGCGGGATCGACAAGAGCTTCGGTCCCGTACAGGTCCTCCACGATGTCGAACTGAGCGTGTACCCCGGCGAGGTCACCGCCCTGGTGGGTGACAACGGCGCCGGTAAGTCGACGCTGGTCAAGTGCATCAGTGGCATCTACCCGATCGACGCCGGCACGGTCACCTTCGACGGCAAACAGGTCGCCATCCACAGCCCCCGGGACGCCTCGGAGCTGGGCATCGAGGTCGTCTACCAGGACCTCGCGCTCTGCGACAACCTGGACATCGTCCAGAACATGTTCCTCGGCCGGGAGAAGAAGCGCGGCATCGTGCTCGACGAGCCGACCATGGAGCAGATGGCCGGTGAGACGCTGGCCAGCCTCTCGGTGCGCACCGTCAAGTCGCTGCGCCAGCTCGTCGCCAGCCTCTCCGGTGGCCAGCGGCAGACCGTGGCGATCGCCAAGGCCGTGCTCTGGAACAGCAAGGTCGTCATCCTGGACGAGCCGACCGCCGCTCTGGGTGTGGCACAGACCGCCCAGGTGCTGGAGCTGGTCCGCCGGCTGGCCGACAACGGCCTCGGCGTGGTGCTCATCTCGCACAACATGAACGACGTCTTCGCGGTCTCGGACCGGATCGCCGCGCTGTACCTCGGCCGGATGGCCGCCCAGGTCAAGGCGAGCGACGTCACCCACTCGCAGGTCGTCGAACTGATCACCGGCGGACGCAGTGGCAACCTGGGTCTCCCGCCGGAGAAGCCCACCGACTTCGTCGAGATCATGCCGGGAGCCGAGCAGTGA
- the groES gene encoding co-chaperone GroES: protein MPVTTATKVAIKPLEDRIVVQANEAETTTASGIVIPDTAKEKPQEGTVLAVGPGRIDDKGNRVPLDVKVGDVVLYSKYGGTEVKYAGEEYLVLSARDVLAVIEK from the coding sequence ATGCCCGTGACTACCGCGACCAAGGTTGCGATCAAGCCGCTCGAGGACCGCATCGTGGTCCAGGCGAACGAGGCGGAGACCACCACGGCGTCGGGCATCGTGATCCCCGACACCGCGAAGGAGAAGCCGCAGGAGGGCACCGTCCTCGCCGTCGGCCCCGGCCGGATCGACGACAAGGGCAACCGCGTCCCGCTCGACGTCAAGGTCGGCGACGTGGTCCTCTACTCGAAGTACGGCGGCACCGAGGTCAAGTACGCCGGTGAGGAGTACCTGGTGCTCTCCGCCCGCGACGTCCTCGCGGTCATCGAGAAGTAA